GACATGTGAGAGGTGGCTGTGACTCGGAGCAGGGTGGTATTTCCCCCTGCCATTGCAGGTTTGTTTCCCCTGAGGGCCTGTGCAGAGTCTCTTATCAGTGCAATGCACAGGGCATCTCTTTAGCCTAAAGGGACTGGCCACCTGCATGAGATGCATGGTCACAACTGGTTCTCCCTGGAGATATAAGGGGTGGCCCCATTCTTATTAGTGGGGAATGTATGTAGATGTATGTGACAGTACTTCATTACAGTGGAAGTTTAGTGGCCCTGCaaggcagggggtttggagcctcatgatccttgaggtcccttccaatgcgggccattctgtgattaatacCTTGCAGGTGCACCCTGACATTGGAATCTCCTCCAAGGCCATGAGCATCATGAACTCATTTGTCAATGACATCTTTGAGcggctggcagtggaggcatCGCGCCTGGTGCAGTACAACCACCACTCCACCATCACCAGCAGAGAGGTGCAGACAGCCGTGCGGCTCCTGCTGCCCGGTGAGCTGGCCAAGCACGCTGTGTCCGAAGGCACCAAGGCTGTCACCAAGTACACCAGCAGCAAGTGAGGCTGCATTGCAATAAAGCCTTCCTGCATTGACTGCACTCTGTCTGTTCTGGTGACATGAGGACAGTGTAGTTGCTGTTCAGTGTTTCCAAAATAGAAATAGCTAGGCCTAACCAGAGCAGGAGGGGTGATGGTGTTCAGGATGGTGAAGCATGATTTTAAAGTGCTGCCATCTACTCTGAGAGGAGTTGAGTGGAACCTGGTCTGCTGGAGGGTGCCCCTTAATGGAAATCCAGAGAGAGGATGGAGCACGCATCTCCCATAGCTCATCCCACAAGTACTGATTGAATTGGTTTTTCATGTGCTTCTCATTAATATGTGGAAACCTCAGTGTGGGGAGTGCAGCTGGGACGCTGGTCAAAGCCAATGAAGTTACTGTCACACCTGAATGTGCTGCAGTATCTTCTGTGGCTCAAATAATTTATCTGGTCTCACCCCACACAGTGCACAAGGATGAACCCCCTGGGCTTGGCAGTTGGCTGCTCTTTAAGGGTTTGTCCTTATCGTAGGCATGATGAGCAGATGGGGAAAGCTTGTGCTGGTATCACATTTAGCAGGAGGAAAATTGTAAGTCATGTTTTCTACCAAGTTAGTAGTGAGGAAGGAAGGCTACTTCAGGTTTCTGGGAGCTTGTCCACTGTTCATAGTGTTGGCTTCTGCTGATGAAGGGCAACAAAAAGCTGCTCTGAGAATCAAACCTGGTTCAGAGGAACCTGCATTGAGGGTTGGTAGGAGAAGTAACTTAAAAGTAATGCAGATGGCAGATAGGAAATGCTGACTGTCAGCATGAAGTTTAAACTTCTGTAGGTGGTAAATGAATATGGGATCATCCAAATAAGGAGCAAAAAAATAATCGTGAGATGACAGAGCAAGCAGTGCATGAAGGAAGTCAGACATTTATTACAggcttttcttctatttaatgAAATCTTGTGGTTTTAATTTAACAAACAACGAAAATCCAAGAACTCCTTCTAACCCGTAAGAAAGATGTCAAAGAGCAGTTAATGTGGCAAACACTTCAAGGTCAGTGTGTCCATAACTTCTGATAAATGCCAGCAGAACAGTGACCCCTTCAAACAGGTGGACAactgcaaacagagcagaaacGTTACGTAACAGAACATGTTACATAAAGACTTCTAACTGAACTTTCTTGCTCAAAGAGGAAGTGTTTCACTCTGGAAAGGGATGATAGCATGGGTAGGTGTGGGTCAGTTATCCTGGTGCTCCTTCCAGccaaaataaatactgctttaaGACTTGCATGATAACAAACTAAGGGATTGGAATGTGTGTAATTGAAGTGGTTTATGGAAAGACAATCTTACCAAATTGTGATGGATAATGGCAGAAGCTTGTTGACTTTGATTTGTGGTTTGCTCTGTATTTCATCTAGAGCAGCCGGTAGCAGGTGGGTGTCCCTTGGCTCCCCACGTCTCAGGGAGTTATCACAGGTTGTTGATGGAGGTTCCTCAGTGCAGACATTGGGATTCAGTTTGATgtaacaataaaagcaaaacctgCGATTAGACTTGTAAAAACGCAGATAATGCCTTTAACCTTTTCATCATAGTTTTGGGGGCAGTTTGACCTGCGTTCATCATTCATGGAGCTTGGAAGGAACTAAAACAAACCAGAAGAAGCTGCTTGGCTTACATGCAGAAAGTTGGGATCACTCTGGGAAGCAAGATGGGttcttctgcagttcttcaagctccttatttcagtttcttgtgTTCCTGATTGCAAAAACTTGTTGCCTTTAAGATTCCTCTTGCTCAACTGCTTCTTTCCTATGCTGGGCCTCCTTGCATCAGCCCAAGTTACCAGAGGAGCCTTCATCCTCTTGTAGCAGATGGAGCATGGACAGAATCCCTCTGTGTCACTTGGGCAGTTTGCAGTGGGTAGAGTCACCTGGGTGCAGTGAAGGTTTGGTGGAACTGGTTGCTCCTATTCCAAGATCTTCCAGTTGTAGGAAAAAATGGAGGCTGGAGCATCAgggggaagcagagctgtgatggaGCTGAGGTGATGGTGTGTGGGACAGTTCTGGACTTCACAAAGTTTGTGAATGATGAGCCTCGTGAGCTGTGTGCCATAGCAGTACTAGTCCTGGTGTCTGCTCTGCGCAGCTGGGGCAGAGCGGTGTAACTGGGCTGTCTGCAGTGCAGGCCCATGGGGAGACCCAGCACCCAAAGCAGGTTGGCAGCATCCAGCCAAAGAGCTGCATGGTGAGGTTCCATTTCCCGTCTCAAGGTGAGCGGCGCCTCTCATTGCACGGGATGTGATGTTCTGCTGCTTCCTATGCCGCAGTGtctgcatctctgcagcagcacttttGTTTCCCTGGCCCCGGACTTTGCAGTTCAGCTCGTTGATGACCGGCTCggagctgcagttctgctcctgCCCTGGAGGTGACTCTCTCTGCCTGCTCGATCTCGGAGATGCTCCTGCAGCGCGGGCAGGATGTCGGGGCTGCGCTGCTCCCAGCGGTCGCCCGTGGCTGTAACTTTCCGGCCGCCTCAGAATTAACTGATCGCGGTGGGTACGGAGGTGTCAGATGGAGCTCAGCACTGAGTGAGGCTTTACTGGTGTCAGTTGTCCCGCACTGATCTGTGCAGACCCCAACCCTGCTGTTTGGTTGGTTGAGTTTCCTTCATAGATGCTGAGGAGGATGGCTTTGGTGTTGGGCCCATGTCCCTTCTACATCTGTCTCCTCACAGATCTGGAAGGGGCTACAGCACAGATGCTCCAAGCTCAGAAGGCAGAGGGAGATGGTTGATCCTGGAGCGGTGAGCTCTGCTCCAAGCCTCCATGTGTTTTCTGCATTCCCTACCTGGAGTAGATTCACGTTTTGCCATGCAGGGAGATGCTGTTTAACCACAGAACAGCCACGTAGGGCTGCCTTGATAAACCTGCACAAGATGTTGTAGatccccctctcctcccatgTGCTTTTCAGGGGCTTTTGTGAGCCCAGCTTCACGGCTCAGCTTCCTACAGACTGGACTTGCAGCTCTATGCCTGTTTGTGCCCTGGTGCTCGTTTGCATCAGGTGAGGTCTGAATGAAGTTTCTATGGGAGGAGTGAGTAAGCTGTTCCAACCAGCAGGGGAAACTGGTCATAGTAACAATGAGCCAGAAGCTGGTAAAAAACATACCTTAGCTTGGAGCCCTGCAGGTGCTCTTCCAAAGAGCCTCGGGACCACTTCAGCTCATAGAACAGTCTCCTTCCAAGTTCACCTGTATCGTTTCAAGTCTCCCCAcgagctctcagtgctgcagtggaatGCTGTCACGTTGCACATCCCTGGCCTCACGTCCAACTGCTTTGTTCATATCAAACAACACACGCCTGTGAGCCAGAAGCAACATCTTTAGGGAAGGAGACCATGGGGCACAGCATCTCTTTGGTCTGTAATGGGTGGTGCAGGTTTGGAGGGAGATAACTTTTTGGACAGTGGAGGCTGCCTGTAATCTGCAGGCCTCTGTGCATCTCTCTTCCCATGTTATTGTGTCccttggcagcagtgctgccaggtGGCTGCTCTGGTGCATCATTAGACACTGTTCCAAATGGCATAGGCAGGAATGGTTCAGcactcagaggaaaacaagcaggTGATGGATAGCTCTGGTGATGCCAAAGCTGTTAAAATATGAACCTCTGAAGAGC
The window above is part of the Coturnix japonica isolate 7356 chromosome 2, Coturnix japonica 2.1, whole genome shotgun sequence genome. Proteins encoded here:
- the LOC107308713 gene encoding late histone H2B.L4; translated protein: MSVESGRMPGRASSSSNKKSKRKPKRKETYSVYIYKVLKQVHPDIGISSKAMSIMNSFVNDIFERLAVEASRLVQYNHHSTITSREVQTAVRLLLPGELAKHAVSEGTKAVTKYTSSK